The following nucleotide sequence is from Pedobacter sp. PACM 27299.
AATTCTCGCTTCCTGATTAATGGTGTTCAGCTAAAAGCAGAAGATCCCAAATCCTAAAACAAATTCTCTTAAAACCACCTACCTAAACTTAAAATAATCTTTACAAAATGATAACGTATACCGTTTTGGTATTCGGTATAAAAAGACTTAACTTAGTAACGTTATCAACGTGTAAAACAATGAGTAAAGAGGTTTTGGAAATTTCTGTTTTGGTTGATGAGAAGTTTGATATGAGCTTTAATCTGGTTGAAGGCATCTTTGGTTTTATCCTTCGTGTTTTTGATAAGTAAAAGATAACATTGAACTTTCTTATTGAATAGGCTTTAAGAGCCTCAGGGAAATCTCTATGTCTTAAAATTCCATTTTTTCTTCCTGACCATAACTGCTGCTCAATTTAGAACTGATCTACCTGATCATCATTGAAAAACATTTACAACGCAATGAAAAAAAACTTAAATTTGCGGCATAATGAGTAGAAATAGAAAATCCGGAACGGTAACCATTATCCCCAATTTAAGTATTATTGATATTGCCGAAGAAGGCAAGGGAGTAGGTAAAGCAGATGAGTTGGTGGTATTTGTGGATAAAGCCGTACCCGGCGATGTCGTTGATGTTCGTGTTGTAAAAAAGAAAAAGAATTTCGCTGAGGCCGTAATTGAGGCTATACATGTGAAATCTGAGTTGAGAACGGATGCATTTTGTCAGCATTTTGGTACTTGTGGCGGCTGCAAATGGCAGCACATGGACTATAGTGCTCAATTGACATTTAAACAGAAAAATGTAGAAGCCGCTTTGCAAAGGCTGGCTAAAATTGATATCTCCTCCATGGAGCCGATTTTAGGATCAGCAGAGAATAAATACTATAGAAATAAATTAGAATATACCTTTTCAAATAAACGCTGGCTAAATAAAGCAGATATGCCGGTGATTGCAGATGCTGAAGCTTCAGCTGATGAGCATGCTGTAGTTGAAGAGATCGCTTCCCCAGAAAAAGCGGAAATGGAAATGAATGCTTTAGGTTTCCACGTTCCTTTGCGTTTTGATAAAATATTAGACATTGAGCATTGCTATTTACAGGCAGAACCTTCCAACACTTTGAGAAATAAAGTGAGAAGTTATGCTTTGGAAAATGGAATCAGCTTCTATGATCTGCGTAACCATGAAGGTGCTTTAAGAAACCTGATCATCCGTACCTCTTCTACAGGTGAAGTAATGGTTGTGGTGGTGTTCGCATACGTGGAACAAGCACAGGTAGATGGTATGATGGAATACCTGAAAGTGAACTTCCCTGAAGTGACTTCTCTTTTATACATCATCAACCAGAAGAAAAATGATACTATTTTCGATCAGGAAGTAATTACTTACGCAGGAAGAGACCACATCTTTGAAGAAATGAATGGACTGAAATTCAAAATTGGTGCGAAATCATTCTATCAGACCAACTCTTTACAAGCTTTTGAATTGTATAAGATTACGAAAGAGTTTGCTGGTTTCAGCGGAGATGAACTGGTATACGATTTATATACTGGTGCTGGTACGATTGCCAACTTTGTAGCAGGTAGCGTGAAGCAGGTAATTGGTGTTGAATATGTGCCTACGGCAATTGAAGATGCTAAATTCAACTCGAATTTAAACGGAATCAACAATACCACCTTCTATGCAGGTGATATGAAAGATATTTTAACCACTGATTTTATTGCAGCGCATGGTAAACCTGATGTGGTGATCACAGATCCACCAAGAGCAGGTATGCATGCAGATGTTGTAGCCAGATTGCTAGAGATGGAAGCAGAGAAAATTGTGTATGTGAGCTGTAATGCAGCGACCCAGGCAAGAGATTTAGCCCTGTTAAAAGAGAAATATGAAGTAGTACGCATCAAACCTGTAGATATGTTCCCGCATACACAGCATGTTGAAAACGTAGTGCTGTTAAAATTTACCGGTCTGACTACTGTTGAAGTAGCAGAAGCTAATTAGATAAAAATGGATATTGAAGAGTTATTGCCTCTGCAGGACCCTGAAGAAGGTAAAAAAGAGGATAAAAAGAAAGTAAGTCCATTGGTGAGTTTAGAAAAAGACCTGGAATTGTATTCAGATTCGATCAAAGAGGTATCCATCGCGATTCTCAATGAAGGGATTTCTACGCATCCAATCTTTGTAGCACACCAGCATACAGTTTCCATAGGAGAGATGATCCTGGACAGAACGGAGTTAAATACCGACTGGACCATTCAGGCTTCGACCTTGGATGAGTTTGTGCAAAAAGGGATTATCAACCCTGAGAAGAAAGCACTATTCTTGAAAAGTTATAAAAAACCACAGGAATTTATGTGTGTATTTGTGATTGTTCCTGAAGGCGCAAACTTCATTTATTATCCTTATAAAAAATAAAAGACCATAAAAAATCCCTACCAGGTAATACCTGTGTAGGGATAAACTAAAAACTAATGGTCTAAATTATTTTACATGAATCACATCTCCGCTTTTTGAGTTAGAGGTCTTATTCAATGCTGCATTTCCTTTATAATGGATATCACTGCCGCCACTTGCACTCGCTTCTAATCCTTTGTTTACATATACATTCGCATCTGAACCACCACTGGAAGTTACTTTTGCGTAATCACTGATCAGCTGGTAAGCATGTACATCACTGCCGCCACTGCTCTCTATGATCATATTTTTCACTGTTCCTTTAAGTTTTGCATCTGAACCGCCGCTTATCGTCACTTCCAGATCATCCGCCTGGATGTCTAAAGAAAGGTCGGCCCCACCAGAAGCACGCAGACTTAATTTTGGTGTTTTAATGGTATTCTGACTATAAACATCACTGCCGCCGCTAGCGGTAATGGCTTTCAAGGTTTTATAGTTCACATAAACCTTAACGCTTTGTCCTTTAAACTTTCTTCCCCAGCCTTGATTATCCTTGTATTTGATGTTTAAGCCTGAGCCATTCTTTTCAACTATCACATTTTTTAAAATCTCTTCATGGCCAGTCACTTTAATGTTCTCAGAATTACTCTGGGTAAGATAAAGGTCTATTCCGCTGGAAACAGTAACTTCATTGTAATTCGTTAAAGGGATATTTTTGTCTTGCTGTGCTTTTGCTGGTATCGTTAAGATGGAAAAAGCTAAAAGTACAGGTAGTGCTGATTTAAATAGTAAGGTGCTTTTCATGGGATTTCTGATTTGGTTACATGGATTAGACACCATTCCTGCCTAAACGTTGCAGGATTTGGAATTTATTTTTTAAATATTTGAATATACCCCTTAAAATCGTTCTTTTTGTAGTATAAACTAGTAAATAACAAATGGCAGAATCTCAATTGCTTATTCTTGACAAGAAGCAGATACAACAAAAGATTAATAGGATTGCTTACCAGATACTGGAAGATAACCTGAATGAGAAGGAAATTGTATTGGCTGGAATATGGGATCGTGGGTATAAAGTTGCCCTTCGACTAAAGAAAGTATTGGCCAAGATTTCAGACTTGAAAATTACCATGTTGAAAATTGAGCTGGATCGCTTAAATAGCAAGCTAGTTGCCAATACGGATCTTGATGAGAGCCATTGGAAAAATAAAGTCATCATCCTAGTTGACGATGTACTGAATAGCGGAAAAACATTAGCTTATGGATTGGGTGTTTTCCTGAATACCCCGCATAAAAAGATCAGAACCGTAGTATTGGTAGATAGAAGCCATAAAATATTCCCTATTGCAACGGATTTTGTTGGCTTACAGATGGCTACTGTTTTAAAGGAACATGTAGATGTAGTGATTGATGTAGCAGGAGAAGAGGATCGCGTTTATTTAAGTTAATCTTGGATTTAAGGCATATTTTTCTCATTTTAGAGAGATGTACCCTTCCCGTAAAAGCAAGTTAATTTTTCAATTCTTTTCTTGGTATAGCGCTTATATCATAAAAAAGGATTTTTCAAGCTATACTTACGACCGGCTGGAGGTAAAGGAGGACGAGGCGATATTGCTCCTCGCCAATCATTTTAGCTGGTGGGATGGTTTCCTAATGTTTCAATTGAATAAGGTCGTTTTTAAGAAAGAATTCCATGTGCTGGTCAGCGAAGAAGATTATCAGCGGCGATGGTATTTAAAATATCTCGGTGCTTTTGCTTCCAAAGTGAAGGGGAAAGATGTGGTTAAAACACTGGCTTATGCCGGACAGCTATTAGATGATCCTCAAAACTTAGTCCTTTTATTTCCTCAGGGGAAGCTCTACACCAGTTATGTGAGCAATATCTCTTTTGAAAAAGGGGTGATGCAATTGATCAATGCTTCAAAGAAGAAATTTCAAGTGGTATTTTCTGCTACACTTACTGATTATTTTGACAAAAGAAAGCCAATGGCAAAAAGTTATCTCTGTACCTGGGTGGCGGAAGAGTATATCAGCTTGCAGCTGCTGAAAAGAGAATACAACAAACATTACAATGGGGCAATTCATAGACAAAGCAAAAAGTCTGCATGATCTTTTTTCTTTATATCGTACTCGTCTTTTTGGTCCTTCGTTTTTCAGTTACTCTGTTTAATTTTCTTTCTAACCCTAAAATGGGGAATTATGGCAGGTCTTTTACAGACAAAGTGCTGATCATCATAAAAGTTCATCAATCTGAAGAAGAAGCAGAGAAATTGATCGCCAGCCTATCCGCACAGGATTATAAAAATTATGAGATCTTAATTCAGCCGATTCATAGCCCCGATGTCGTTGTCGCAGAGAAAGCTGCTTACTTTCTATTTCTGGATGCAGACACTGTAATTCAAAGAGGATTTATTAACAGTCTGATTTATCGGACTACTGTGTTTAAACTCGCGATGCTGAGTGTGATTCCTACTCCCCGAATTTCTGGATTTATAGCCAACTGCATGTATCCCCTGACAGATTTTGTATTATTGAATTTATTTCCTTTAAGGTTAGTTCGCCTGTTGAAACATCCTTCGTTTTCTATGGCAAATGGTGCTTGTTTGTTCTTTGATGCGGAGATTTATCGCCAATACGAATGGGATGAGGCCCTTAAATCTTCCAATCAAGCTGCGCTCGAAATCATGAAAATGGTCAAACAGGAAAAGCTAAATGCGGACTTGCTGCTGGGAAATAAATTGATCTATCAGAAAGAAAGTAAGCCTGATGTAGCTGGTGTTTCAGGGCGCCTGATGCTTAATTTCAATCAGCAGCCGATCGTTGCCCTTTCCTATCTAATATTAGTAATCGGCGGCCCAATTGCCATGGCGCTTACTTTAGCCCCTGTATTTCTGCTGCTGCCCTATGGGCTGATCTTTTTATCAAGAATGATGATCGCTTATCTGACTGCGCAAAAACCTTTTCCATCCATCTTGTACCATCCATTACAAATGATCAGCTTAACCTGGCTGGTGGTTCATCAATGCTGGAAAAGCTTTCTTGCTGTATTTAAGTCTAAGAATTAGCATATCAGACGTCAGAAATAGCATATCAAACTCTTTTTATGTAATTTTGTGACTGTATGAGGTCACTTATTAAATAATTTATGGGATACGATTTAGCCGTCACAATAGATAAAGCATCAGGATTTTGTTTCGGAGTAGTATATGCAATCGATATGGCTGAAGATATTTTAGACCATGAAGATTATTTATATTGCCTCGGCGACATTGTGCATAACGATGAAGAGGTAAAGCGATTAACCGCTAAAGGACTTCGTATCATCGATCATGAGCAGCTGCAGACCTTGAAAAATGAAAAGGTTTTGATCAGAGCACATGGGGAAGCACCTTCTACTTATCAGCTGGCGATGGAAAATAACCTGATCCTCATTGATGCTTCTTGTCCGGTAGTGTTAAAATTGCAGAACAGGATTAAAAATTCGCATGACGACGATGAGCAGATTCTGATTTTCGGAAAACATGGTCATGCGGAAGTGATCGGTTTACAAGGACAAACAGATGGGAAAGCCATCGTATTTCAGGATCTCGCAGAATTGGATCATGTGGATTTACCTTCAAAATTCACTTTATATAGTCAGACGACCAAAAGCACGGATAAATTCTACCACATCAAAGATCAGCTGCTGAGCAGAGGATATGAAGTGAAAGCAAATGATACCATTTGTCGCCAGGTGTCTAATCGTTATGGGGATCTGGAGAAATTTGTGGTTGATTTTGATAAGATCATCTTTGTATCGGGCAAGAAATCTTCAAATGGAAAGGTCTTGTACGATGTCTGCAAAAAATACAATCCCAATGCCTACTTTATTTCAAATGTGGAAGAAATCGATCAGAGTTGGTTTGCTGCAAATGATAAGGTCGGGATTTGTGGGGCCACTTCTACGCCAATGTGGCTAATGGAACAGGTAAAATCAACTTTAGAATCTTATTAATACATTATTACATCATAAAAAAGTAATTATTGGTTTTCCCAGTAGAGATACCGGGTTATAATCATTTGATTAATTATTTTTGCTAAAATTATGGGAAAAAAGGGCATACTGCTAGTGAATTTAGGAACTCCGGATAGTCCGGAAGTAAGTGATGTACGAACATATCTTGATGAGTTCTTGATGGATGAGCGTGTGATTGATATCAACGCATTTCAGAGAACATTATTGGTGAAAGGAATTATTGTTCCTTTTCGCAGCCCTAAAACTTCTAAGTTATACAAGGAGATCTGGGATGAAAATGGATCGCCTTTGTTATATTACAGCAAAATCCAGGCAGCGATGCTTCAGGAGAAACTTGGCGAGGAATACCAGGTTGAATTGGCCATGCGTTATCAAAATCCTTCCATTGCTTCTGGTCTGGACAGGCTAAAAGCTGGATTGGTAGAAAGTATCCAAGTGATTCCATTATTCCCGCAATACGCCTCTGCAAGTACAGGGTCGGTGATCCAAAAGGTAATGGAACTGGTGAGCAAATGGCAAACGGTTCCGCCAATCAGCTTCATCAACTCTTTCCATGATAATGAATTGATGATAGATACTTTCGCTGAGAATGCGCAAAAGTATCAGCCGGAAAGTTATGATCAGATCTTATTTAGTTTCCATGGCCTGCCAGAAAGACAATTAAAAAAATGTGACCATACCGGCCAGCATTGCTTGAAAAAAGACGATTGCTGCAGTACCTTGACCAATGTGAACAAGTTTTGCTATTCTGCACAGTGTCATGATACCGCCAGATTAATCGCTAAAAGATTGAACATTCCTGCTGAAAAGTATTCTGTATGTTTCCAATCGAGATTAGGAAAAGAACCTTGGGTACAGCCTTATACCAGTGATGTTTTAAAAGAACTTGCGGAAAAAGGTAAAAAGAGACTTTTGGTATTCTGTCCGGCTTTTGTGGCAGATTGCTTAGAAACACTTTATGAGGTAAGCGTGGAATATCATGAAGAGTTCAGAGCTCTCGGCGGTGAAGAAGTTCAGTTGGTAGCCAGCTTAAATGACGACCCCAAATTTATTGATGCGCTAGTTGAAATGGTGAAACCATCATAAACATCATTTCATAACTGATAGTAAACAATAGTTTCTGATGATGAATTAGAAATTACGAGTAATATAATCCAGGATCTGACGGGTAGAACCGGTTTTATTCTGTACATACTTCTGGGCGATCTTTCCCGCAGCTGCATTCTTTTGGAATTGTAGAAAAGCGGCAGAAAGATCGCTTTCTGTTTCAATACTAATTGCTGCTCCAATTTCAATCAGGTCTTTTGCCTCTTGGAACTTAGCATATTTAGGACCAAAAATTACGGGAATTCCATAAGCAGCAGCTTCCAGTGTGTTGTGAATGCCTGCCCCGAATCCTCCACCGATATAGGCAATGTTACCATATTGATAAAGCGACGAAAGCATGCCGATGTTGTCTATAATTAGGGTTTTGGCAATTTTTTTACTTCCTTTTAATAGTTCGGAATGCGTAATTGCTGCGGGAATAAGTTTTCTCAGTGCTGCAATATGTGAATCGTCTGTTTCATGAGGTGCAATGACGAATTTCCAGTCTGGGTGCTGGGCAATAAGAACAGCGATCAACTGCTCATCTGCCGGCCAGCTGCTGCCCGCAATAAATACTGGATCTGATCCGCAGAAATCTGCGACTTCCTGAATGGTTTTTGGCGATTGTGCATTTTCGGCCACACGATCGAAACGGGTATCTCCACTTAAACTTACATTTTCCAAATGGATTCTTTTTAATAAGTCAACGCTCTCCTGGTTTTGAACGAAAAAATGGGTGACGAAACTTAGGATTTTCCGGTTAAAGGAGCCGTACCATTTGAAAAATATCTGATCTGGCCGGAAAATTCCGGAGATCACATATAAAGGGATGTTGTGCTGATGCAAGACTTTGAAATAATGATACCAATATTCATACTTGGTGAAGATGGCAATTTCAGGTTTAATCGCTGCAATGAACTTTTTGGCATTTGCCTCAGTATCTAAAGGCAGATAAAAAACACCAGCTGCCAAAGCATAGTTTTTTCTGATCTCATATCCCGAAGGAGAAAAGAAGGTAACGACGATATTTTTATTGGGATAAAGGGTTTTAATCTTTTCCAAAACAGGTCTTCCCTGCTCGAATTCGCCCAATGAAGCGAAATGAAACCATATATTGGTTTTAGAAGGATCCAGTGTTTTTTCTATTTGCTCAAAAAGTTGAGTTCTACCCTCGATAAACAGTTTGGCTTTTGTGTTGAATAAGGAAAATACGCGCAGCACTAATCCATAAAAAGAGATTCCTATATTATAAAGCCAAAGCATTTTGTGTGTTTATTTATTATCTTAGCCGAAGATACTTCATTAAAATTAAAACGTAATTAATATATGAAAATAGCTGTTATTGGAACAGGATATGTGGGTTTGGTAACTGGTACCTGCTTAGCAGAAACTGGAAACAAAGTAATTTGTGTAGATATAGATGCTGCTAAAGTTAAAAAGATGCAGGATGGTCAGGTACCCATCTATGAACCAGGCCTTGACGTGTTATTTCATAGAAATATTGCTCAGGGAAGGTTAACTTTTACGACAGATCTGGCTCATGGCATTCAGGATGCACAGATTATATTTATGGCTTTACCAACTCCTCCCGGAGGTGATGGCGCTGCCGATCTTTCCTATATCCTTGGTGCAGCAAAAGATATTTCCAAATTGGTTACAGAGTACAAAGTGATTGTCAACAAATCTACCGTTCCAGTAGGGACAGCAGATAAAGTGCGTGCGGTTTTTGAAGCCAACACGAGCATAGAAATTGATGTGGTTTCTAATCCTGAATTTCTTCGTGAAGGGGTAGCTGTAGAAGATTTCATGAAACCCGATCGCGTGGTGATCGGTACAAGAAGTGAAAGAGCACAGAAGTTAATGGCTGAATTGTACGGGCCTTATGTGAGACAGGGAAATCCGATCCTGTTTATGGATGAGCGTTCTTCTGAGCTGACAAAATATGCAGCCAATTCTTTCCTGGCTACGAAGATTACATTCATGAATGAAATCGCAAACCTTTGTGAGATTGTGGATGCTGATGTAGATGCGGTACGTAAAGGAATTGGTTCTGATGCCAGAATTGGCAAGCGTTTCCTTTTCCCTGGAATCGGTTACGGAGGAAGCTGCTTCCCTAAAGATGTTCAGGCTTTAGCTAAATCTGCCGATGAGCATCAATATGATTTCCAGATCCTGAAAGCGGTGATGGAGGTAAACGAGAAACAAAAGACAGTTTTGGTAGACAAGCTGTTGAAATATTATAAAGGTGACCTGAAAGGCAAGCATTTTGCTTTGTGGGGATTAGCATTTAAACCAGAAACTGATGATATCCGCGAAGCTCCAGCGTTGTATATTATCGATGAACTGCTGAAACATGGTGCGACTGTTGCTGCCTTTGATCCGGAAGGAATGGAGAATGTGAGACGTCTTCTAGGTGATAAAATCAGCTTCGTTGCCGATCAGTATGAAGCTTTGCAAAATGCAGATGCACTATTGATCGCTACTGAATGGTCTGTTTTTAGAAATCCTGATTTTGAGAAAATGGAAGAAAACCTGGGTAATAAAGTGATTTTTGATGGACGTAATTTATATGACCTGGAAAAAATGATCGATTTGGGTTATTATTATAATAGTATTGGCCGTAAATTAATAGATTAATGGGACGTAAAAGAGTATTGATTACCGGAGCAGCAGGCTTCCTGGGTTCACATTTATGTGATCGTTTTATTAAAGAAGATTATCATGTGATCGCAATGGATAACCTGATCACCGGAGACCTTGAGAATATTGCACATTTGTTCAAACTGGAAAATTTCGAATTTGCACACCATGACGTATCAAAATTCGTTTATGTAGCAGGGGATTTGGATTATATCTTACACTTCGCCTCACCGGCAAGTCCGATTGACTATCTAAAAATACCAATTCAAACGTTAAAAGTAGGTTCATTAGGTACACATAATTTATTGGGTCTGGCAAAAAGTAAAAATGCCAGGATGCTGATCGCTTCCACTTCTGAAGTATATGGAGATCCAAATGTAAATCCACAGCCGGAAGAATATTGGGGTAATGTAAATCCAGTTGGTCCTAGAGGGGTTTACGATGAGGCAAAACGTTTTCAGGAAGCAATGACTATGGCTTACCATACTTTCCATGGTTTAGAAACCAGAATTGTAAGAATATTCAATACTTATGGTCCAAGAATGCGTCTGAATGATGGCCGTGTTTTACCGGCTTTTATCGGACAGGCATTACGTGGAGAAGACCTGACCGTATTTGGTGATGGTTCTCAAACCCGTTCTTTCTGTTATGTGGATGATTTAGTGGAAGGTATTTACAGGTTATTGCTGAGTGATTATGCCATGCCAGTGAACATCGGTAACCCTGATGAGATCACCATCAAGCAATTCGGTGAGGAAATTATTAAGCTAACCGGTACCACACAGAAATTAGTGCTGCGTGATTTGCCCGTTGATGATCCTAAACAAAGACGTCCGGATATTACTAAAGCCAGAGAACTTTTAGGCTGGGAGCCTAAAGTGAGCAGGGCAGAGGGTTTGAAGATTACTTATGAATATTTCAAATCTTTGCCAGCAGAAGCATTGGTGAATAAAGAACATAAAGATTTTACAACTTATAACCGCTAATATATAATAATGTCGAAAATACTAGTAACTGGTGGTACCGGTTTTATTGGATCACATACTGTCGTTGAGCTTTACAATGCTGGATATGACGTAGTGATCGTTGACGATTTTTCTAACTCTAATCCGAAAATCCTTAAACAGATTGAAACCATTACCGGAAGAGTACCTGAATTCGTTGAATTGGATTTATGTGATGAAGTAAAAGTAAAAGCATTCGCTGCAGCAAATACGGACATCTCAGGAGTAATTCATTTTGCTGCATTTAAAGCAGTAGGTGAATCTGTTCAACAGCCTTTAAAGTACTATAGAAACAATTTTTATTCTTTGATTAATGTCATCAATGGCTTTAATAGTAAGGTAAATCTTGTGTTTTCTTCTTCTTGTACAGTCTATGGTCAGCCAGATGTACTGCCAGTAACGGAAGCTGCACCAGTTAAAAAAGCAGAGTCTCCTTATGGCAACACCAAACAGATCGCGGAAGAGATTTTGCAGGAAAGCTGTGCTGTAACGCCTGAATTAAATGTGATTGCTTTGCGTTACTTTAATCCGGTAGGGGCACATGATTCTGCATTAATCGGCGAATTGCCAATCGGGGTTCCACAAAATCTGGTTCCTTTTATTACGCAGTCTGCTATCGGAAAACGTGGACCGATTACTGTTTATGGAAATGATTACGATACCCCAGATGGCAGCGCAATCAGAGATTATATCCACGTAGTAGATTTAGCTAAAGCGCATGTGGCTGCAATCCAAAGATTGGAAAACAATCATGCGGAAACAAATTATGAAGTTTTCAATTTAGGAACAGGCACAGGTACTACTGTATTACAGGTGATTGAGGCTTTTGAAAAAGCAACAGGTCAAAAATTAAGCTATACCATTGGTGCAAGAAGAGAAGGTGATATTGAAAAAGTTTGGGGTGACGTGACTAAATCTGCTAAAGATTTAGGGTGGACAGCTGAACGTGATATCAATGAGATGATGTCTTCTGCATGGAACTGGGAGAAATATTTAAAAGATAACCCATTTTAGATGTTATTGAGCGAGCATAAAGACCTCAAGCTGGAAATTAAATCCCTTCCTGAAAAGGAAAAGGATAAGCTGTTGCTCCGGTTGATCGCGAAAGATAAGATCCTGACGGAACACTTGCATTTTTTATTAATGGAAGGGGAGCAGGATTTGGTAGACAGGCAGGAGCAGCTTAGCGGCCGTATTGATGAGGAAATCGAAGAGCTGATGTCCAATAGAAGAAGGAATGCCAAAGAAGCGTTACTTAAAATGAGGAAGCTAAACGGCAGTATTACCCACCATTTTAAAGTGACGAAAGACTTGAACTCTGAAATTGAATTGCGAATTCATCTTTTCAAAGGGATTCCCATTGATTTTAATGAAGGGGTATTTTCTGCACTGCATAAGTTCAATGAAAAGTTAATGATCTATTTTGCTAAGTCTGTGTTTTCAGTATATAATAAGTACCTCAAAATGCACGAGGAAACTCAATTTGACCTTAAACCAAGTTTTAATGAAGTTCTAGCAAAATTGTATCAGCATAAAACAGCTCCTGTTGCTGAAGAATTAGGTTTGCCTAAAGAAATTTAAGGTATACCGAGTATTTAAAATGAAATACCTATTGAAATGAAAAAGAAAATATTAATCACGGGTGGCGCTGGATTTATTGGTTCACATGTAGTACGCCGCTTTGTGAGCAACTATCCGGATTATGAAATCCTAAATCTTGACGTATTAACGTATGCAGGAAACCTGGCAAACTTAACAGATGTAGAAGATTTGCCAAATTATCGCTTTGTGAAAGCAGATATTACTGATGCTGTAGCCATGAACGATTTATTTGAACAGGAGAATTTTGATGCAGTCATCCATCTGGCCGCCGAATCTCATGTAGACAGGTCAATTGCTGATCCAACTGCATTTGTAATGACCAATGTAATTGGTACGGTTAACCTTTTGAATGCTGCCAGAGCACACTGGAAAGGTGATTATGATAAGAAACGTTTCTACCATGTGTCTACTGATGAAGTATATGGCGCATTGGGTGAAACCGGAATGTTTACAGAAACTACTGCTTATGATCCGCATAGTCCTTACTCTGCCTCAAAAGCATCTTCTGACCATTTTGTGAGGGCTTAC
It contains:
- a CDS encoding UDP-glucose dehydrogenase family protein; the protein is MKIAVIGTGYVGLVTGTCLAETGNKVICVDIDAAKVKKMQDGQVPIYEPGLDVLFHRNIAQGRLTFTTDLAHGIQDAQIIFMALPTPPGGDGAADLSYILGAAKDISKLVTEYKVIVNKSTVPVGTADKVRAVFEANTSIEIDVVSNPEFLREGVAVEDFMKPDRVVIGTRSERAQKLMAELYGPYVRQGNPILFMDERSSELTKYAANSFLATKITFMNEIANLCEIVDADVDAVRKGIGSDARIGKRFLFPGIGYGGSCFPKDVQALAKSADEHQYDFQILKAVMEVNEKQKTVLVDKLLKYYKGDLKGKHFALWGLAFKPETDDIREAPALYIIDELLKHGATVAAFDPEGMENVRRLLGDKISFVADQYEALQNADALLIATEWSVFRNPDFEKMEENLGNKVIFDGRNLYDLEKMIDLGYYYNSIGRKLID
- the galE gene encoding UDP-glucose 4-epimerase GalE, giving the protein MSKILVTGGTGFIGSHTVVELYNAGYDVVIVDDFSNSNPKILKQIETITGRVPEFVELDLCDEVKVKAFAAANTDISGVIHFAAFKAVGESVQQPLKYYRNNFYSLINVINGFNSKVNLVFSSSCTVYGQPDVLPVTEAAPVKKAESPYGNTKQIAEEILQESCAVTPELNVIALRYFNPVGAHDSALIGELPIGVPQNLVPFITQSAIGKRGPITVYGNDYDTPDGSAIRDYIHVVDLAKAHVAAIQRLENNHAETNYEVFNLGTGTGTTVLQVIEAFEKATGQKLSYTIGARREGDIEKVWGDVTKSAKDLGWTAERDINEMMSSAWNWEKYLKDNPF
- a CDS encoding UDP-glucuronic acid decarboxylase family protein, which produces MGRKRVLITGAAGFLGSHLCDRFIKEDYHVIAMDNLITGDLENIAHLFKLENFEFAHHDVSKFVYVAGDLDYILHFASPASPIDYLKIPIQTLKVGSLGTHNLLGLAKSKNARMLIASTSEVYGDPNVNPQPEEYWGNVNPVGPRGVYDEAKRFQEAMTMAYHTFHGLETRIVRIFNTYGPRMRLNDGRVLPAFIGQALRGEDLTVFGDGSQTRSFCYVDDLVEGIYRLLLSDYAMPVNIGNPDEITIKQFGEEIIKLTGTTQKLVLRDLPVDDPKQRRPDITKARELLGWEPKVSRAEGLKITYEYFKSLPAEALVNKEHKDFTTYNR
- a CDS encoding 3-deoxy-D-manno-octulosonic acid transferase is translated as MLWLYNIGISFYGLVLRVFSLFNTKAKLFIEGRTQLFEQIEKTLDPSKTNIWFHFASLGEFEQGRPVLEKIKTLYPNKNIVVTFFSPSGYEIRKNYALAAGVFYLPLDTEANAKKFIAAIKPEIAIFTKYEYWYHYFKVLHQHNIPLYVISGIFRPDQIFFKWYGSFNRKILSFVTHFFVQNQESVDLLKRIHLENVSLSGDTRFDRVAENAQSPKTIQEVADFCGSDPVFIAGSSWPADEQLIAVLIAQHPDWKFVIAPHETDDSHIAALRKLIPAAITHSELLKGSKKIAKTLIIDNIGMLSSLYQYGNIAYIGGGFGAGIHNTLEAAAYGIPVIFGPKYAKFQEAKDLIEIGAAISIETESDLSAAFLQFQKNAAAGKIAQKYVQNKTGSTRQILDYITRNF